One genomic region from Elusimicrobium sp. encodes:
- a CDS encoding KH domain-containing protein has product MAHKIKVEAKEVADAIAKGLKELGLRRDQVEVTVLKTPKKGFLGIGSRPAVVELRQKRWSTADLDAQIYMDVPKRKSKPSRGGRKDRNSRGGRRGARRTSDLEIRIPRVEKGPKANEAQLLPSEAIQNAVIPENLKAPMQEAKDHLANVLSHMGVKVENLNVWWDEKQQRILLTFDCDHPAIVIGKEGKTLEAIQYLSTLAISRHFDKPISVITDTQNYWRKAEDKIDAEIAKGIDAIKRGHSVFRFRPMSAQLRRYIHRAVEGHEYVVTASEGEGKWRKVTFRPTDKATADFQAGKAPADFVPGVIGEDIPEETQEQAPVQPVEETPVQPVETAPVADTTPVAETAPVAEENPAETTAPEAVAQMPVAVEETVEVVVAQEPVEEKQESSCSCCSGCCGSCGEEPAPAETPVGEEVAQPAPEMQAPVAETPTCDCGPLFETPANTEENK; this is encoded by the coding sequence ATGGCACACAAAATTAAAGTAGAAGCCAAAGAAGTAGCCGATGCAATCGCAAAAGGCTTAAAAGAATTGGGTTTAAGAAGAGATCAAGTAGAAGTAACCGTCTTAAAAACGCCGAAGAAAGGTTTTTTGGGCATAGGTTCCCGCCCGGCTGTGGTAGAATTGCGCCAAAAACGCTGGAGCACGGCTGATTTAGATGCGCAAATCTATATGGACGTCCCGAAGCGCAAATCTAAACCTTCCCGCGGCGGCCGCAAAGACCGCAACTCCCGCGGCGGTCGCAGAGGGGCTCGCCGTACCTCGGATTTGGAAATCCGTATTCCTCGCGTAGAAAAAGGCCCCAAAGCCAACGAAGCGCAACTTTTGCCCAGTGAGGCTATCCAGAACGCCGTTATCCCGGAAAACTTGAAAGCCCCCATGCAAGAAGCCAAAGATCACTTGGCCAATGTGTTAAGCCACATGGGCGTAAAAGTGGAAAACTTAAACGTGTGGTGGGACGAAAAACAACAACGCATCTTACTTACTTTCGATTGCGACCACCCGGCCATTGTTATCGGTAAAGAAGGCAAAACCTTGGAGGCTATTCAATATCTGTCCACCTTGGCTATCAGCCGTCATTTTGATAAACCGATTTCCGTCATCACGGATACGCAAAACTATTGGAGAAAAGCGGAAGATAAAATCGATGCCGAAATTGCCAAAGGTATTGATGCAATTAAGCGTGGGCACAGTGTGTTCCGTTTCCGCCCCATGAGTGCCCAACTGCGCCGCTATATTCACCGCGCGGTGGAAGGCCACGAATATGTGGTAACTGCTTCGGAAGGGGAAGGCAAATGGCGTAAAGTTACCTTCCGCCCTACCGATAAAGCCACGGCTGATTTCCAAGCCGGTAAAGCCCCGGCAGATTTTGTTCCCGGTGTAATCGGTGAGGATATCCCCGAAGAAACACAGGAACAAGCCCCTGTTCAGCCCGTGGAAGAAACCCCGGTGCAACCCGTAGAAACAGCCCCCGTTGCCGACACTACCCCGGTTGCTGAAACGGCTCCCGTAGCCGAAGAAAACCCGGCGGAAACCACTGCCCCGGAAGCGGTCGCACAAATGCCTGTTGCAGTTGAAGAAACGGTGGAAGTAGTCGTGGCGCAAGAACCCGTGGAAGAAAAACAAGAATCTTCTTGCTCTTGCTGCAGCGGTTGTTGCGGTTCCTGCGGGGAAGAACCTGCCCCGGCTGAAACCCCTGTTGGAGAAGAGGTGGCGCAACCCGCACCTGAAATGCAAGCCCCCGTGGCGGAAACGCCCACTTGCGATTGCGGCCCGTTATTTGAAACTCCCGCCAACACGGAAGAAAATAAATAA
- the mnmE gene encoding tRNA uridine-5-carboxymethylaminomethyl(34) synthesis GTPase MnmE, with product MQTTICALATGAGGAVALVRLSGPDALSILSKVTRRQTAWSPRVQTFCTIYDGETVLDKALVTYFQSPHSFTGEDVVEFALHASSYIKGRLLELLCEAGAVPAKRGEFSQRAFLNGKMDLLEAQGLCDLIASGNKAAHKLAMDSLDGKLTAEVEKIRTTLAELLAQIEVRLDDVDEEMVPLAQSFVAEEINKAMCVIKKLADTFSVGKFIKEGLKVAIVGVPNSGKSSLLNALVGFDRAIVADACGTTRDTVEETLEINGQKIILTDTAGIREHALDPAEQEGMRRSMRAMEQADVVVFVLDSSRPLTEEENALWQDIKAQEKRVLIVHNKTDLSAKGNLPQGAEKYQTLPVSCKTGEGLAELKKALTADVTAAQTEGGLMISNLRHFEALLRAQTELESALLRQEDGGEIVAEHLRGAIIYLKDLIGEVTPDDVLGIIFSKFCMGK from the coding sequence ATGCAAACAACCATCTGCGCATTGGCAACGGGTGCGGGCGGAGCGGTGGCTTTAGTGCGCCTTTCCGGCCCGGACGCTTTGTCTATTCTTTCTAAAGTTACCCGTCGGCAAACCGCCTGGTCTCCCCGTGTGCAAACTTTTTGCACTATCTACGACGGAGAAACCGTATTGGATAAAGCCCTCGTTACCTACTTTCAAAGCCCTCACTCTTTTACCGGGGAAGATGTAGTGGAATTTGCCCTGCACGCTTCCTCTTACATCAAAGGCAGACTGTTGGAACTTTTGTGCGAAGCCGGTGCCGTGCCTGCCAAAAGGGGGGAATTTTCCCAACGGGCTTTTTTGAACGGAAAAATGGATTTGTTGGAAGCACAAGGTTTGTGCGATTTGATTGCCTCGGGTAACAAAGCCGCTCATAAATTGGCGATGGACAGTTTGGACGGAAAATTGACCGCGGAAGTGGAAAAAATCCGCACCACCCTAGCGGAACTGTTGGCCCAAATAGAAGTGCGTTTAGATGATGTTGATGAAGAAATGGTACCGCTTGCGCAAAGTTTTGTAGCAGAAGAAATAAACAAAGCCATGTGCGTAATTAAAAAATTAGCGGATACTTTTTCCGTCGGTAAATTTATTAAAGAAGGCCTCAAAGTGGCTATCGTGGGCGTGCCCAACAGCGGTAAGTCCAGTTTGCTTAATGCCCTTGTGGGCTTTGACCGTGCCATCGTGGCCGATGCGTGTGGTACCACGCGCGACACGGTGGAAGAAACCTTGGAAATCAACGGTCAAAAAATTATTTTAACCGATACGGCCGGTATTCGCGAACATGCGCTTGACCCGGCCGAACAGGAAGGTATGCGCCGCAGTATGCGTGCCATGGAGCAGGCTGATGTGGTGGTGTTTGTGTTAGATTCTTCCCGTCCGCTTACAGAGGAAGAAAATGCTTTGTGGCAGGATATCAAAGCCCAAGAAAAGCGCGTGCTTATCGTGCATAACAAAACCGATTTGTCGGCTAAAGGAAATCTTCCGCAAGGGGCGGAAAAATATCAAACTCTGCCTGTTTCGTGCAAAACGGGTGAAGGGCTTGCGGAATTAAAAAAAGCCCTCACGGCCGATGTAACCGCCGCCCAAACCGAAGGCGGGTTAATGATTTCCAATCTGCGCCATTTTGAGGCGCTCTTGCGCGCTCAAACCGAATTGGAAAGCGCACTCCTTCGCCAAGAAGACGGAGGCGAAATCGTGGCCGAGCATTTGCGCGGTGCGATTATTTACTTAAAAGATTTAATCGGCGAAGTAACCCCGGACGATGTTTTGGGGATTATCTTTTCCAAATTCTGTATGGGAAAATAG